A window of the Mustelus asterias unplaced genomic scaffold, sMusAst1.hap1.1 HAP1_SCAFFOLD_50, whole genome shotgun sequence genome harbors these coding sequences:
- the LOC144483235 gene encoding uncharacterized protein LOC144483235, with the protein MEKPWKCADCGKRYRYPNELEAHRRNHIGERPFTCSQCGKGFTRLSILQSHQQVHTGERPFTCSQCGKGFTRLSTLQKHQRVHTGERPFTCSQCGKGFTRLSILQSHQRVHTGERPFTCSQCGKGLCDPSSLRIHQRVHTGERPFTCSQCEKGFCNPSSLLRHQRVHTGERPFTCSQCGKGFCDSSSLRIHQRVHTGERPFTCSQCGKGFTWSNQLQRHQRVHTGERPFTCSQCGKEFTRSSQLQRHHEVRTGERPFTCSQCGEGFTQSSHLLRHQRIHTGERPFTCSQCEKGFTRLSSLRIHQRVHTGERPFTCSQCGKGFSLSSQLLRHQRVHE; encoded by the coding sequence atggagaaaccatggaaatgtgcggactgtgggaagagatacagatacccaaatgagctggaagctcatcggcgcaaccacattggggagaggccattcacctgctctcagtgtgggaagggattcactcggttatccatcctgcagtcacaccagcaagttcacactggggagagaccgttcacctgctctcagtgtgggaagggattcactcggttatccaccctgcagaaacaccagcgagttcacactggggagaggccattcacctgctctcagtgtgggaagggattcactcggttatccatcctgcagtcacaccagcgagttcacactggggagaggccgttcacctgctcgcagtgtgggaagggactCTGTGatccatccagcctgcggatacaccagcgggttcacactggggagaggccattcacctgctctcagtgtgagaagggattctgtaatccatccagcctgctgagacaccagcgagttcacactggggagaggccgttcacctgctctcagtgtgggaagggattctgtgattcatccagcctgcggatacaccagcgggttcacactggggagaggccattcacctgctctcagtgtgggaagggattcacttggtcaaaccagctgcagagacaccagcgagttcacactggggagaggccattcacctgctctcagtgtgggaaggaattcactcggtcatcccagctGCAGAGACACCATGAAGTtcgcactggggagaggccattcacctgctctcagtgtggggagggattcactcagtcatcccacctgctgagacaccagcgaattcacactggggagaggccgttcacctgctctcagtgtgagaagggattcactcgattatccagcctgcggatacaccagcgagttcacactggggagaggccattcacctgctctcagtgtgggaagggattcagtctttcatcccagctgctgagacaccaacgagttcacgagtga